One region of Alosa sapidissima isolate fAloSap1 chromosome 1, fAloSap1.pri, whole genome shotgun sequence genomic DNA includes:
- the yme1l1b gene encoding ATP-dependent zinc metalloprotease YME1L1b isoform X2, translating to MFSLSSTLQPQVTVQLSHLINAFHSLKSSVSSTPGRVQHRDQAPEQDVQITETTWNLRELGLTDLGVGQLDEIMNKLLPSIVQQGALPASNPAKSPWKTSHSSTESFFHNKHGFSGGRICGASPIFCRQNISPLQTLHVDMQFWPSWQQSRGFKTLKSRRRLQGFDRSVESEGFTPSFMKNFLTRDKGQEVETLDKMLKTRNIPNGQHDAFKTGFAEGFLKAQALSQRTQEALRRTRLILLVLLLVGLYGLSKTPFLSGLDSAVDPVQMKNVTFEHVKGVEEAKNELQEVVEFLRSPQKFTVLGGKLPKGILLVGPPGTGKTLLARAVAGEADVPFYYASGSEFDEMFVGVGASRIRNLFREAKGNAPCVIFIDELDSVGGKRIESPMHPYSRQTINQLLAEMDGFKPNEGVIIIGATNFPEALDNALIRPGRFDMQVTVPRPDVKGRTEILKWYLRKIKVDPAVEAEIIARGTVGFSGAELENLVNQAALKAAVDGKDMVTLKELEFAKDKILMGPERRSAEIDERNKRITAYHESGHAIIAYYTKDAMPINKATIMPRGPTLGHVSMLPESDRWSETRAQLLAQMDVSMGGRVAEELIFGAENITTGASSDFDGATKIARMMVTRYGMSEKLGVMTYVDQTKQSPETQAAIEKEVRILLRDSYERAKALLKSHTKEHKNLAEALLRYETLDAKEIQMVLEGKTLQTR from the exons TCCCTGTCTTCTACATTGCAACCACAG GTTACAGTCCAACTGAGCCACCTCATCAATGCCTTTCATTCTCTCAAGAGCTCTGTTAGTAGCACGCCTGGCAGAGTTCAGCATAGAGATCAGGCCCCAGAACAAGATGTACAGATCACAGAG ACTACCTGGAACCTGAGGGAGCTAGGTTTGACAGACCTAGGGGTAGGACAACTAGATGAAATAATGAATAAGTTGCTGCCTAGCATTGTCCAGCAGGGGGCACTCCCAGCCTCAAACCCAGCCAAAAGCCCATGGAAAACCTCCCACAGCTCCACAGAGTCATTCTTCCACAACAAGCATG GATTTTCAGGTGGGCGTATTTGTGGGGCTTCCCCAATCTTCTGTAGACAGAATATTTCTCCTCTACAGACTTTACATGTAGATATGCAGTTTTGGCCAT caTGGCAGCAGAGTCGGGGCTTTAAGACCTTGAAGTCTAGAAGACGATTGCAAGGTTTCGATCGCTCAGTGGAATCTGAGGGGTTTACTCCTTCTTTCATGAAG AATTTCCTGACACGAGACAAGGGACAAGAGGTGGAAACTCTTGACAAGATGCTTAAAACCAGAAACATTCCCAACGGACAGCATGACGCTTTCAAGACTGGCTTTGCTGAAGGTTTCCTGAAAGCCCAAGCACTTTCTCAGCGCACACAAG AGGCCTTGAGGCGGACTCGACTCATCCTGCTAGTGTTGTTGCTAGTGGGCCTGTACGGACTCTCCAAGACGCCCTTTCTGTCAG GATTGGACTCAGCGGTGGACCCTGTTCAGATGAAAAATGTGACCTTTGAGCATGTgaagggggtggaggaggccAAGAACGAGCTGCAGGAGGTGGTGGAGTTCCTGAGGAGCCCACAGAAATTCACTGTCCTCGGGGGAAAACTGCCCAAAG GCATCTTGCTTGTCGGCCCTCCGGGCACAGGGAAAACTCTGTTGGCCAGGGCTGTGGCAGGAGAGGCTGATGTCCCTTTCTACTACGCCTCTGGCTCTGAGTTTGATGAGATGTTTGTGGGTGTTGGAGCCAGTCGCATCAGGAACCTGTTCA GGGAAGCCAAGGGCAATGCTCCATGTGTGATCTTTATCGATGAGCTGGACAGTGTGGGGGGCAAGAGGATCGAGTCGCCCATGCATCCTTACTCCCGACAGACCATTAATCAGCTCCTGGCGGAGATGGACGG GTTTAAACCAAATGAGGGGGTCATCATCATCGGGGCGACCAACTTCCCGGAAGCTTTGGATAA TGCTCTGATAAGGCCAGGTCGGTTTGACATGCAGGTCACCGTCCCCAGGCCAGATGTAAAAGGACGCACAGAGATCCTTAAGTGGTACCTCAGGAAGATCAAAGTAGACCCAG CTGTGGAGGCGGAGATCATTGCCAGGGGAACCGTGGGGTTCTCGGGGGCAGAGCTGGAGAACCTGGTGAACCAGGCGGCGCTGAAGGCAGCTGTGGACGGCAAAGACATGGTCACCTTGAAGGAGCTGGAGTTTGCCAAGGACAAGATCCTCATGG GCccagagaggagaagtgcgGAGATCGACGAAAGGAACAAACGGATCACGGCCTACCACGAGTCTGGACACGCCATTATTGCATATTACACCAAAGACGCCATGCCTATCAACAAGGCCACTATCATGCCACGAGGCCCTACCCTGGGCCAT GTGTCCATGCTGCCAGAGAGCGACCGCTGGAGCGAGACCCGAGCCCAGCTGCTGGCCCAGATGGACGTCAGCATGGGGGGCCGCGTGGCCGAGGAGCTCATCTTCGGGGCCGAAAACATCACCACAG GTGCATCAAGTGACTTTGATGGTGCAACAAAGATAGCCAGAATGATGGTGACTCGATATGGAATGAGTGAAAAG CTGGGTGTGATGACATATGTAGACCAGACAAAGCAGAGCCCAGAGACACAAGCAGCTATTGAGAAGGAAGTCCGGATACTCCTGAGG GACTCTTATGAGCGGGCCAAAGCACTCCTGAAGAGCCACACCAAGGAGCACAAGAACTTGGCCGAGGCCCTGCTCCGATACGAGACCCTGGACGCCAAAGAGATCCAAATGGTCCTGGAAGGGAAGACTCTGCAGACCAGATAA
- the yme1l1b gene encoding ATP-dependent zinc metalloprotease YME1L1b isoform X1, translated as MFSLSSTLQPQVTVQLSHLINAFHSLKSSVSSTPGRVQHRDQAPEQDVQITETTWNLRELGLTDLGVGQLDEIMNKLLPSIVQQGALPASNPAKSPWKTSHSSTESFFHNKHGFSGGRICGASPIFCRQNISPLQTLHVDMQFWPSWQQSRGFKTLKSRRRLQGFDRSVESEGFTPSFMKNFLTRDKGQEVETLDKMLKTRNIPNGQHDAFKTGFAEGFLKAQALSQRTQEALRRTRLILLVLLLVGLYGLSKTPFLSVRFRTTSGLDSAVDPVQMKNVTFEHVKGVEEAKNELQEVVEFLRSPQKFTVLGGKLPKGILLVGPPGTGKTLLARAVAGEADVPFYYASGSEFDEMFVGVGASRIRNLFREAKGNAPCVIFIDELDSVGGKRIESPMHPYSRQTINQLLAEMDGFKPNEGVIIIGATNFPEALDNALIRPGRFDMQVTVPRPDVKGRTEILKWYLRKIKVDPAVEAEIIARGTVGFSGAELENLVNQAALKAAVDGKDMVTLKELEFAKDKILMGPERRSAEIDERNKRITAYHESGHAIIAYYTKDAMPINKATIMPRGPTLGHVSMLPESDRWSETRAQLLAQMDVSMGGRVAEELIFGAENITTGASSDFDGATKIARMMVTRYGMSEKLGVMTYVDQTKQSPETQAAIEKEVRILLRDSYERAKALLKSHTKEHKNLAEALLRYETLDAKEIQMVLEGKTLQTR; from the exons TCCCTGTCTTCTACATTGCAACCACAG GTTACAGTCCAACTGAGCCACCTCATCAATGCCTTTCATTCTCTCAAGAGCTCTGTTAGTAGCACGCCTGGCAGAGTTCAGCATAGAGATCAGGCCCCAGAACAAGATGTACAGATCACAGAG ACTACCTGGAACCTGAGGGAGCTAGGTTTGACAGACCTAGGGGTAGGACAACTAGATGAAATAATGAATAAGTTGCTGCCTAGCATTGTCCAGCAGGGGGCACTCCCAGCCTCAAACCCAGCCAAAAGCCCATGGAAAACCTCCCACAGCTCCACAGAGTCATTCTTCCACAACAAGCATG GATTTTCAGGTGGGCGTATTTGTGGGGCTTCCCCAATCTTCTGTAGACAGAATATTTCTCCTCTACAGACTTTACATGTAGATATGCAGTTTTGGCCAT caTGGCAGCAGAGTCGGGGCTTTAAGACCTTGAAGTCTAGAAGACGATTGCAAGGTTTCGATCGCTCAGTGGAATCTGAGGGGTTTACTCCTTCTTTCATGAAG AATTTCCTGACACGAGACAAGGGACAAGAGGTGGAAACTCTTGACAAGATGCTTAAAACCAGAAACATTCCCAACGGACAGCATGACGCTTTCAAGACTGGCTTTGCTGAAGGTTTCCTGAAAGCCCAAGCACTTTCTCAGCGCACACAAG AGGCCTTGAGGCGGACTCGACTCATCCTGCTAGTGTTGTTGCTAGTGGGCCTGTACGGACTCTCCAAGACGCCCTTTCTGTCAG TGCGATTCCGAACCACATCAGGATTGGACTCAGCGGTGGACCCTGTTCAGATGAAAAATGTGACCTTTGAGCATGTgaagggggtggaggaggccAAGAACGAGCTGCAGGAGGTGGTGGAGTTCCTGAGGAGCCCACAGAAATTCACTGTCCTCGGGGGAAAACTGCCCAAAG GCATCTTGCTTGTCGGCCCTCCGGGCACAGGGAAAACTCTGTTGGCCAGGGCTGTGGCAGGAGAGGCTGATGTCCCTTTCTACTACGCCTCTGGCTCTGAGTTTGATGAGATGTTTGTGGGTGTTGGAGCCAGTCGCATCAGGAACCTGTTCA GGGAAGCCAAGGGCAATGCTCCATGTGTGATCTTTATCGATGAGCTGGACAGTGTGGGGGGCAAGAGGATCGAGTCGCCCATGCATCCTTACTCCCGACAGACCATTAATCAGCTCCTGGCGGAGATGGACGG GTTTAAACCAAATGAGGGGGTCATCATCATCGGGGCGACCAACTTCCCGGAAGCTTTGGATAA TGCTCTGATAAGGCCAGGTCGGTTTGACATGCAGGTCACCGTCCCCAGGCCAGATGTAAAAGGACGCACAGAGATCCTTAAGTGGTACCTCAGGAAGATCAAAGTAGACCCAG CTGTGGAGGCGGAGATCATTGCCAGGGGAACCGTGGGGTTCTCGGGGGCAGAGCTGGAGAACCTGGTGAACCAGGCGGCGCTGAAGGCAGCTGTGGACGGCAAAGACATGGTCACCTTGAAGGAGCTGGAGTTTGCCAAGGACAAGATCCTCATGG GCccagagaggagaagtgcgGAGATCGACGAAAGGAACAAACGGATCACGGCCTACCACGAGTCTGGACACGCCATTATTGCATATTACACCAAAGACGCCATGCCTATCAACAAGGCCACTATCATGCCACGAGGCCCTACCCTGGGCCAT GTGTCCATGCTGCCAGAGAGCGACCGCTGGAGCGAGACCCGAGCCCAGCTGCTGGCCCAGATGGACGTCAGCATGGGGGGCCGCGTGGCCGAGGAGCTCATCTTCGGGGCCGAAAACATCACCACAG GTGCATCAAGTGACTTTGATGGTGCAACAAAGATAGCCAGAATGATGGTGACTCGATATGGAATGAGTGAAAAG CTGGGTGTGATGACATATGTAGACCAGACAAAGCAGAGCCCAGAGACACAAGCAGCTATTGAGAAGGAAGTCCGGATACTCCTGAGG GACTCTTATGAGCGGGCCAAAGCACTCCTGAAGAGCCACACCAAGGAGCACAAGAACTTGGCCGAGGCCCTGCTCCGATACGAGACCCTGGACGCCAAAGAGATCCAAATGGTCCTGGAAGGGAAGACTCTGCAGACCAGATAA
- the LOC121718533 gene encoding patched domain-containing protein 3-like has protein sequence MACLGVFSTGLAVLSSFGLLLAMGVPFVITVGTSPFLILGIGVDDMFIMISSWQQTNVKDSVPDRLSNTFEASAISITITTLTDVLAFFLSYSNPFRSVQSFCLYTGTAVMFCYIYNITFFGACLALNGQREESKRHWFTCMKVPEQPAQGGSRASGVCCVGGTYDHVTGTEVEPPIQKFLRRYYGPCLVSTWMRVFVCVLYAVYLAVGIYGCVNIKEGIDLGNLANDDSYIQKYYEYKKKYFSEYGAMVMLAVQDTYPYWEEEARLKLDMCIEHFHSLTEVNPDYSVSWLQSFEEFTNKTKMIVNSEATFTKSLLSFLDYHPEFKEDLNMSSNNTIYASRFFLQTVNITTSEDEKKMLVDFRNTRNHCQLPVLVYHPSFIYSDQYAVITNITIQTVLVVAVVMLIISLLLIPSPFCALWVTFAIASVIMGVIGFMTYCGINLDSISMINLIICIGFAVDYSAHISYAFVSSPKTKANEKVVEALSSLGYPILQGALSTLAGIVVLSASSSYIFRTFFVIMSLVILFGLLHGIAFIPVFLTFLGTCSNRKTESVTQ, from the exons ATGGCCTGTCTAGGTGTCTTTTCCACTGGCCTTGCTGTGCTGAGTAGCTTTGGCCTGTTGCTTGCCATGGGTGTACCCTTTGTCATAACAGTGGGAACATCCCCTTTCTTGATCCTTG GAATCGGTGTTGATGACATGTTCATCATGATCTCAAGCTGGCAGCAGACCAACGTGAAGGACAGCGTGCCGGACCGTCTGTCCAACACATTTGAGGCATCTGCCAtctccatcaccatcaccaccctcACCGATGTGCTTGCCTTCTTCCTCAGCTACAGCAACCCGTTTCGCTCAGTGCAGTCATTCTGCCTGTATACGGGCACAGCAGTCATGTTCTGCTACATCTACAACATCACCTTTTTCGGAGCATGTCTGGCACTGAATGGGCAAAGGGAGGAGAGCAAAAGGCACTGGTTCACCTGCATGAAGGTTCCAGAACAACCAGCACAGGGAGGTTCTAGAGCTTCTGGTGTTTGCTGTGTGGGAGGGACTTACGACCACGTTACAGGGACAGAGGTAGAGCCGCCCATACAGAAATTCTTGAGGCGGTACTATGGACCATGTCTGGTTTCAACTTGGATGAGAGTTTTTGTCTGTGTTCTCTATGCTGTTTATCTTGCCGTGGGGATTTATGGGTGTGTAAACATCAAGGAGGGTATAGACCTTGGGAACCTAGCTAATGATGACtcatacatacagaaatacTATGAGTACAAGAAAAAATACTTCTCTGAGTATGGGGCGATGGTGATGCTAGCAGTGCAGGACACGTATCCCTACTGGGAGGAGGAGGCGCGTCTTAAACTCGACATGTGCATAGAGCATTTTCACAGTCTGACCGAGGTCAACCCAGACTATTCTGTGTCATGGCTTCAGTCTTTTGAAGAGTTTACAAATAAGACTAAAATGATTGTAAACtcagaggctacattcacaaagagCCTGTTGTCCTTTTTGGACTATCATCCAGAGTTCAAAGAGGACCTCAACATGTCATCTAACAATACGATTTACGCATCACGCTTCTTCCTCCAGACTGTTAATATTACTACTTCCGAAGATGAGAAGAAAATgcttgtggacttcaggaacaCCAGAAATCACTGCCAATTACCTGTGCTGGTGTATCACCCATCCTTCATCTACTCTGACCAGTATGCTGTGATCACGAACATCACCATTCAGACTGTGTTGGTGGTTGCCGTGGTGATGCTGATCATATCTTTGCTGCTCATTCCGAGCCCTTTCTGTGCACTCTGGGTGACCTTTGCCATTGCCTCTGTCATCATGGGCGTCATTGGCTTCATGACCTACTGCGGCATCAACCTGGATTCCATCTCCATGATCAACCTGATCATCTGCATCGGCTTCGCCGTGGACTACTCCGCTCACATCTCGTACGCCTTTGTCTCCAGCCCAAAAACGAAGGCCAATGAGAAGGTGGTGGAGGCCTTGTCCAGTCTCGGCTACCCCATCCTACAGGGGGCGCTATCTACACTGGCAGGTATCGTGGTGCTCTCCGCTTCTTCAAGCTACATCTTCAGGACATTCTTTGTGATCATGTCTCTCGTAATCCTGTTTGGGCTGCTTCATGGCATTGCCTTCATTCCTGTATTTTTGACCTTTCTGGGGACATGCAGCAATCGAAAAACAGAATCGGTGACACAATGA
- the rab18b gene encoding ras-related protein Rab-18-B produces MDDDVLTTLKILIIGESGVGKSSLLLRFTDDTFDPELAATIGVDFKVKTIAIDGNRAKLAIWDTAGQERFRTLTPSYYRGAQGVILVYDVTKRDTFTRLENWLNELETYCTRNDLVKMLVGNKIDKDNREVDRNEGLKFARKHSMLFIEASAKTRDGVQCAFEELVEKILQTPGLWESSVQKQGVRLTDQNQAAGGGSCGGYCSVL; encoded by the exons ATGGATGACGACGTGTTAACAACTTTAAAAATATTAATTATCGGAGAGAGCGGTGTGGGGAAGTCGAG TCTTCTTCTAAGATTTACTGATGACACCTTTGACCCCGAACTGGCAGCAACTATTG GTGTAGACTTTAAAGTGAAAACAATTGCGATTGATGGGAACAGGGCAAAGCTGGCAATATGG GACACAGCAGGACAGGAGAGGTTTAGGACTTTGACGCCCAGCTACTATCGGGGTGCGCAAGGAGTCATTTTGG TGTATGATGTTACAAAACGGGACACTTTTACCAGACTGGAAAACTGGCTGAATGAACTGGAGACGTACTGTACACGTAATGACCTTGTGAAAATGCTGGTTGGAAACAAGATTGATAAG GACAATCGGGAAGTAGACAGAAATGAAGGCCTTAAGTTTGCACGGAAACATTCAATGCTGTTCATAG AGGCGAGTGCTAAGACACGTGATGGCGTGCAGTGTGCCTTCGAGGAGCTGGTGGAGAAGATCCTGCAGACCCCGGGCTTGTGGGAGAGCAGTGTGCAGAAACAGGGCGTTCGCCTGACGGACCAGAACCAGGCGGCCGGTGGGGGCAGCTGCGGGGGGTACTGCTCCGTCCTctaa